Proteins encoded within one genomic window of Ailuropoda melanoleuca isolate Jingjing chromosome 16, ASM200744v2, whole genome shotgun sequence:
- the LOC117794981 gene encoding mitochondrial import inner membrane translocase subunit Tim10, with translation MDPLRAQQLAAELEVEMMADMYNRMTSACHRKCVPPHYKEAELSKGESVCLDRCVSKYLDIHERMGKKLTELSMQDEELMKRVQQSSGPV, from the exons ATGGATCCACTCAGGGCCCAGCAGCTGGCTGCGGAGCTGGAGGTGGAGATGATGGCTGATATGTACAACAG aatgaCCAGTGCCTGCCATCGGAAGTGCGTGCCTCCCCACTACAAGGAAGCAGAACTGTCCAAGGGCGAGTCTGTGTGCCTGGACCGCTGTGTCTCCAAGTATCTGGACATCCATGAGCGGATGGGCAAGAAGTTGACAGAGTTGTCTATGCAGGATGAAGAGCTGATGAAGAGGGTACAGCAGAGCTCTGGGCCCGTGTGA
- the SMTNL1 gene encoding smoothelin-like protein 1: MEQKEEKPSADGTTVSPAPEAPVTQGGGDPAEEAKSTTETSVKEGPPAGAGKQERAPAEDCTSPELQGEASGLDEVKVESKAEAELHKQDGGKEETQPAPKEAEEAKGTTLASEKQQADEKEAKAQSREEACANDEAKAEPKQAAGGQEAKTGAREADGKEEATTASQEKSSKTEEPAAEGQKKAGAPEARSDSQTKAAVEGEAGAEPREADVKEEVVSEAKERREEAPQCSEEPGSPKEEQDQGVEAESEEGAGVIPSSPEEWLESPTEEGSGLSPDGLGPDTEASGETSPSASESSPSDVPQSPTEPPPSQEKKKEKPPERRVSAPARPRGPRAQNCKAIVDKFGGAASGPTALFRNTKAAGAAIGGVKNMLLEWCRAMTRNYEHVDIQNFSSSWSSGMAFCALIHKFFPDAFDYAALEPTQRRHNFTLAFSTAEKLADCAQLLEVDDMVRLAVPDSKCVYTYIQELYRSLVQKGLVKTKKK; encoded by the exons AtggagcagaaggaagagaagcccTCTGCAGATGGGACCACGGTCTCCCCAGCCCCGGAGGCCCCCGTGACGCAGGGAGGTGGAGACCCCGCAGAGGAGGCCAAAAGCACAACCGAGACGAGTGTCAAAGAGGGGCCTCCAGCTGGAGCCGGAAAGCAGGAAAGGGCACCAGCCGAGGACTGCACTTCTCCTGAACTTCAGGGGGAAGCCAGTGGATTGGATGAGGTCAAGGTGGAGTCCAAAGCAGAGGCTGAACTTCACAAGCAGGACGGCGGGAAGGAAGAGACCCAACCTGCCCCCAAGGAGGCTGAGGAAGCAAAGGGGACCACGCTGGCCTCTGAGAAGCAGCAAGCTGACGAGAAGGAGGCCAAGGCCCAATCTAGGGAGGAAGCCTGTGCGAATGACGAGGCCAAGGCTGAGCCCAAGCAGgctgctggggggcaggaggccaAGACTGGAGCCAGGGAGGCTGACGGGAAGGAGGAGGCCACAACGGCCTCTCAGGAGAAGAGCAGCAAGACAGAGGAGCCCGCGGCTGAAGGCCAGAAGAAAGCCGGTGCCCCAGAGGCCAGGTCAGACTCTCAGACGAAGGCTGCTGTGGAAGGGGAGGCTGGCGCTGAACCTCGGGAGGCTGACGTGAAGGAGGAGGTGGTGAGTGAggcaaaggagaggagggaggaggccccCCAGTGTTCTGAA GAGCCAGGTAGTCCCAAAGAAGAGCAGGACCAGGGTGTGGAGGCAGAGTCggaggaaggagcaggggtgATTCCCAGCTCCCCTGAGGAATGGCTCGAGAGCCCCACCGAGGAGGGCAGTGGCCTCAGCCCAG ATGGGCTGGGTCCAGACACGGAAGCTTCCGGGGAGACCAGTCCTTCTGCCAG TGAGTCTTCACCCAGTGACGTGCCCCAGAGTCCTAcagagccccctccctcccaagagaagaagaaagagaagccacCAGAGCGCAGGGTGTCAGCCCCTGCCCGGCCGCGGGGGCCCCGAGCACAGAACTGCAAAGCCATCGTGGACAAGTTTGGCGG GGCAGCGTCGGGCCCCACGGCCCTGTTCCGAAACACGAAGGCAGCCGGGGCGGCCATTGGCGGTGTCAAGAACATGCTCCTCGAGTGGTGCCGGGCCATGACCAGAAACTACGAG CACGTGGACATCCAGAACTTCTCCTCGAGCTGGAGCAGCGGCATGGCCTTCTGCGCCCTCATCCACAAGTTCTTCCCCGACGCCTTCGACTACGCCGCGCTGGAGCCCACGCAGCGCCGGCACAACTTCACCCTGGCCTTCTCCACCGCAGA GAAACTGGCCGACTGTGCCCAGCTGCTGGAGGTGGACGACATGGTGCGACTGGCGGTGCCGGACTCCAAGTGTGTCTACACTTACATCCAGGAGCTGTACCGCAGCCTTGTGCAGAAGGGGCTGGTGAAGACCAAGAAGAAATGA